In Nakamurella alba, a single genomic region encodes these proteins:
- a CDS encoding MFS transporter — MVRPASGAHPRRVFAVLAIGVIGFGVLQSLVLPILPTVQHHFGTSQHDVTWVLTAYLLSASVATPILGRIGDTFGKEKVLVLTLAVLAIGCVLAAVAPSLGFLIAARAVQGIGGGVLPLSFGIIRDEFPPAGVAGAIGAVSGLLAFGGGLGAVVAGPIVDWLDFRWLFWFSAIAVAPAALLVALVVPASPVRLRSRINVPAALLLSAGLTALLLGVSQGPVWDWAPLPVISLFAAAALLLAGWVRVELRSTHPLIDMRMLRRPAVRTTNLAAVFFGAGQFTVVGFLPTYVQTPVSAGYGFGSSLTESSLFLLPQTLCMALFGVLSGLIGRRIGAKGSLLSGLVLTVVAYVGFAWFSTEKWEILVGSAVLGAGMGLSVAAMATIVVGAVPPEQTGVASGMSANMRTVGGCVGAAVMSTVVAGDPQLLVPSAGDWRNGFLFLAGCAVVALVAAVTVPVRRAGAVTVTVTARTDDPVRTAERTTR; from the coding sequence ATGGTGAGGCCCGCCTCCGGTGCCCACCCGCGCCGGGTGTTCGCGGTGCTGGCGATCGGCGTGATCGGGTTCGGCGTGCTGCAGTCGCTGGTGCTGCCGATCCTGCCGACGGTGCAGCACCACTTCGGCACCAGCCAGCACGACGTCACCTGGGTGCTCACCGCCTACCTGCTCAGCGCCTCGGTGGCCACCCCGATCCTGGGCCGGATCGGCGACACCTTCGGTAAGGAGAAGGTGCTGGTCCTCACCCTGGCCGTGCTGGCGATCGGCTGTGTGCTCGCGGCGGTCGCGCCGTCCCTCGGCTTCCTCATCGCGGCCCGCGCGGTGCAGGGCATCGGCGGCGGCGTGCTGCCGCTCAGCTTCGGGATCATCCGGGACGAATTCCCGCCGGCCGGGGTGGCCGGCGCCATCGGCGCGGTGTCCGGCCTGCTCGCCTTCGGCGGTGGGCTGGGTGCGGTGGTGGCCGGGCCGATCGTCGACTGGCTCGACTTCCGGTGGCTCTTCTGGTTCTCCGCGATCGCGGTGGCGCCGGCGGCGCTGTTGGTGGCGCTGGTGGTGCCGGCGTCGCCGGTCCGGCTGCGCAGCCGGATCAACGTACCGGCGGCGCTGCTGCTGTCCGCAGGGCTGACCGCGCTGCTGCTCGGCGTCAGCCAGGGCCCGGTGTGGGACTGGGCGCCGCTGCCGGTGATCTCGTTGTTCGCCGCGGCCGCGCTGCTGCTCGCCGGCTGGGTGCGGGTGGAGCTGCGGTCCACTCACCCGCTGATCGACATGCGGATGCTGCGCCGTCCCGCGGTGCGCACCACCAACCTGGCCGCGGTGTTCTTCGGCGCCGGGCAGTTCACCGTCGTCGGCTTCCTGCCCACCTATGTGCAGACCCCGGTCTCCGCCGGTTACGGCTTCGGCTCCTCGCTGACCGAGTCGAGCCTGTTCCTGCTGCCGCAGACACTGTGCATGGCGCTCTTCGGGGTGCTGTCCGGCCTGATCGGCCGGCGGATCGGCGCGAAGGGATCGTTGCTGTCCGGCCTGGTGCTCACCGTGGTGGCCTACGTCGGGTTCGCCTGGTTCTCCACCGAGAAGTGGGAGATCCTGGTCGGTTCCGCGGTGCTCGGCGCCGGGATGGGACTGTCGGTGGCGGCGATGGCGACGATCGTCGTCGGTGCCGTACCGCCGGAGCAGACCGGTGTGGCCAGTGGGATGTCGGCCAACATGCGCACCGTCGGCGGCTGTGTCGGTGCCGCGGTGATGTCCACCGTGGTGGCCGGCGACCCGCAGCTGCTGGTGCCGTCGGCCGGCGACTGGCGCAACGGCTTCCTGTTCCTGGCCGGCTGCGCGGTGGTGGCACTGGTCGCGGCGGTGACCGTGCCGGTGCGCCGGGCCGGGGCGGTGACGGTGACTGTGACGGCGCGGACCGATGATCCGGTGAGAACTGCTGAGAGGACAACACGATGA
- a CDS encoding SDR family NAD(P)-dependent oxidoreductase codes for MTEATPLTGRSVLVTGASRGLGRGFAVALAAAGADLVLNGRDPEALEDLARELRGRGSRVVTVSGSVAEEDVARRAVAAAVEEFGGLDVLVNNAGITRDRSALKMSTAEFDDVVAVNLRGAWLCGTAAMAAMRGGDRPGGVILNVVSEVAFYGAFGQSNYAAAKAGLVALTLTWAVELAKQGIRVNAFSPAALTDMSQVVMDRATTAAAAAGEAAPVPADLGIGLVEEIAPLVVHLVSDASADLTGQVFSFDGRHLGVWSHPETTSVAHRPSGWTADGVAEAFRSGELVAQRTHRPSWVE; via the coding sequence ATGACCGAGGCAACCCCGTTGACCGGACGATCGGTGCTGGTGACCGGCGCGTCCCGCGGGCTGGGGCGCGGCTTCGCGGTCGCGCTGGCCGCCGCCGGCGCCGACCTGGTGCTGAACGGGCGCGACCCGGAGGCGCTGGAGGATCTTGCACGCGAGCTGCGCGGACGTGGATCCCGGGTCGTCACGGTGTCCGGGTCGGTGGCCGAGGAGGACGTCGCGCGCCGCGCGGTGGCCGCTGCCGTCGAGGAGTTCGGCGGGCTGGACGTGCTGGTCAACAATGCCGGGATCACCCGGGACCGGTCGGCGCTGAAGATGAGCACCGCCGAGTTCGACGACGTGGTCGCGGTCAATCTCCGCGGCGCCTGGCTGTGCGGGACGGCGGCCATGGCGGCCATGCGGGGCGGCGACCGGCCCGGCGGGGTGATCCTGAACGTGGTGTCCGAGGTCGCCTTCTACGGTGCCTTCGGCCAGTCCAACTACGCCGCGGCAAAGGCGGGCCTGGTGGCCCTGACGCTGACCTGGGCGGTGGAGCTGGCCAAGCAGGGGATCCGGGTCAACGCTTTCTCGCCGGCCGCGCTCACCGACATGTCGCAGGTGGTGATGGACCGGGCGACCACGGCGGCGGCCGCGGCCGGTGAGGCCGCCCCTGTCCCGGCCGACCTGGGCATCGGCCTGGTCGAGGAGATCGCCCCGCTGGTGGTGCATCTGGTCTCCGACGCGTCGGCGGACCTGACCGGGCAGGTGTTCTCGTTCGACGGCCGGCACCTCGGCGTCTGGTCGCACCCGGAGACGACCTCGGTGGCGCACCGTCCGTCCGGCTGGACGGCGGACGGGGTCGCCGAGGCGTTCCGCAGTGGCGAGCTGGTCGCCCAGCGGACCCACCGGCCCTCCTGGGTGGAGTGA
- a CDS encoding phosphotransferase family protein yields MSSTTTADPTGTDGLLGWLQGRGVPFDGTPELTLIAGGRSNLTYKISDGAGHDYVLRRPPMGELLQSAHDVAREHRIISALAGTDVPVPAARGVCEDPAVFGGAPFYVMDLVPGVVLNTAADGAAFPADVRPAATADLVRVLAAVHGIDPDAVGLGDLGRREDYSSRQLRRWLRQFHASRTREIPLVEQVHDRLAASVPPQRYTGLVHGDYRVGNVLLSPTGTVNAVLDWELATLGDTMADLGWLLATWYEPGEQQVFESPTGAPGFGTRSELAATYARITGHDVSAAPWYRAFALWRLTCICEGIYARYRTGKMGDDGFDVDAQGRQVIALAEAAAAALDES; encoded by the coding sequence ATGAGCAGCACCACCACGGCCGATCCCACCGGCACCGACGGCCTGCTGGGCTGGCTGCAGGGCCGGGGCGTGCCGTTCGACGGCACACCGGAACTGACGCTGATCGCCGGCGGGCGTTCGAATCTCACCTACAAGATCTCCGACGGGGCCGGGCACGACTACGTGCTGCGCCGGCCACCGATGGGCGAGCTGCTGCAGAGCGCGCACGACGTCGCCCGGGAGCACCGGATCATCTCCGCACTGGCCGGCACCGATGTGCCGGTGCCGGCCGCCCGCGGGGTCTGCGAGGACCCGGCGGTGTTCGGCGGTGCGCCGTTCTACGTGATGGATCTGGTGCCCGGGGTGGTGCTCAACACGGCCGCCGACGGTGCGGCCTTCCCGGCGGACGTCCGCCCGGCGGCCACCGCGGACCTGGTCCGGGTGCTGGCCGCCGTGCACGGGATCGACCCGGACGCCGTCGGTCTCGGTGACCTGGGCCGGCGGGAGGACTACAGCAGCCGGCAGCTGCGACGCTGGCTACGGCAGTTCCACGCCTCTCGCACCCGGGAGATCCCGCTCGTCGAGCAGGTGCACGACCGGCTCGCCGCGAGCGTTCCCCCGCAGCGGTACACCGGCCTGGTGCACGGCGACTACCGGGTCGGCAACGTGCTGCTCTCCCCCACCGGCACGGTGAACGCCGTGCTGGACTGGGAGCTGGCCACCCTCGGCGACACCATGGCGGACCTGGGCTGGCTGCTGGCCACCTGGTACGAACCGGGTGAGCAGCAGGTCTTCGAGTCCCCCACCGGTGCACCGGGTTTCGGCACCCGCAGCGAGCTCGCGGCCACCTACGCCCGGATCACCGGGCACGACGTCTCGGCCGCACCGTGGTACCGGGCGTTCGCGCTCTGGCGGCTCACCTGCATCTGCGAGGGGATCTACGCCCGGTACCGCACCGGGAAGATGGGCGACGACGGCTTCGACGTGGACGCCCAGGGCCGTCAGGTGATCGCGCTGGCCGAGGCGGCCGCCGCCGCCCTCGACGAGAGCTGA
- a CDS encoding LLM class F420-dependent oxidoreductase encodes MTAHLGLTVPLAGESLGELAGIVEAATSSGFTDIWSAEGTGPDAFTPLVAAATLHPGLRYGTAIAGAFIRSPALLTMQAAGLADLVSSHPTGETLVGIGSSSDIMVGQWHGIPFQRPWHRVRDVVRFLRAAMSGDKVDLHTDSFDITGFRLQTVPARPPLLLVAALRRRMLELGGTEADGVILNWLSAGDVAAVKHHVLDSNPDAEIAARLFAIVADDQEQARIAARRQIAAYLNVPVYADFHRWLGRGPALEPMWTAWAAGDRRGALAAIPDAVVDELFLLGTPAQIRAGIDEYVAAGVTSPMLAVTVLSGDRNDVIRSLGPGAA; translated from the coding sequence GTGACCGCCCATCTCGGACTCACCGTGCCGCTGGCCGGTGAGTCGCTCGGCGAGCTCGCCGGCATCGTCGAGGCGGCGACATCGTCCGGCTTCACCGACATCTGGAGCGCCGAGGGCACCGGCCCGGACGCTTTCACCCCGCTGGTGGCGGCCGCCACCCTGCACCCGGGTCTGCGCTACGGCACCGCCATCGCCGGTGCGTTCATCCGCAGCCCCGCACTGCTGACCATGCAGGCGGCCGGGCTGGCCGACCTGGTCTCGTCCCATCCGACCGGCGAGACCCTGGTCGGCATCGGCAGTTCCAGCGACATCATGGTCGGTCAGTGGCACGGCATACCGTTCCAGCGGCCCTGGCACCGGGTGCGGGACGTGGTGCGTTTCCTGCGCGCGGCGATGTCCGGCGACAAGGTCGACCTGCACACCGACAGCTTCGACATCACCGGCTTCCGGCTGCAGACGGTCCCGGCCCGGCCGCCGCTGCTGCTGGTGGCCGCGCTGCGCCGGCGGATGCTGGAGCTGGGCGGTACCGAGGCCGACGGGGTGATCCTGAACTGGCTGTCCGCCGGTGACGTCGCCGCGGTGAAACACCATGTGCTGGACAGCAATCCGGATGCCGAGATCGCCGCCCGGCTGTTCGCGATCGTGGCCGACGACCAGGAGCAGGCCCGCATCGCGGCCCGCCGGCAGATCGCCGCCTACCTGAACGTGCCGGTCTACGCCGACTTCCACCGGTGGCTGGGCCGCGGACCGGCGCTGGAACCGATGTGGACCGCGTGGGCCGCCGGTGACCGGCGCGGCGCCCTCGCCGCCATCCCGGACGCCGTGGTCGACGAGCTGTTCCTGCTCGGCACCCCGGCGCAGATCCGGGCCGGGATCGACGAGTACGTCGCGGCCGGGGTGACCAGCCCGATGCTGGCGGTCACCGTGCTGTCCGGCGACCGCAACGACGTCATCCGCTCGCTCGGGCCGGGTGCGGCATGA
- a CDS encoding NAD(P)H-dependent flavin oxidoreductase, with protein MLHTRFTETFGVRHPITQGGMQWVGRAELVAAVAESGCLGFLTALTQPTPEALTREIARTRELTDQPFGVNLTILPSISPPPYAEYRAAIIEAGIPVVETAGQNPAEHIPDFHAGGVKVLHKAVAVRHARTAERVGVDGISIDGFECAGHPGEDDIPGLVLIPAAADALTVPIIASGGFADGRGLVAALALGAHGINMGTRFLATEESPIHPRIKQRIVEQDERDTRLIFRTMRNTARVARNSVSDEVVGIEGRGGTFEDVRELVAGARGRLVYEEGDPERGIWSVGLAQGLVHDVPPVAVLVRRILDQAELLISTGLAGLLRSDPVAASSGVSS; from the coding sequence GTGTTGCACACCCGCTTCACCGAGACCTTCGGGGTCCGGCACCCGATCACCCAGGGCGGCATGCAGTGGGTCGGTCGGGCCGAGCTCGTCGCCGCGGTGGCCGAGTCCGGCTGCCTGGGCTTCCTCACCGCGCTCACGCAGCCCACGCCGGAGGCGCTGACCCGGGAGATCGCCCGCACCCGCGAGCTCACCGATCAGCCGTTCGGGGTGAATCTCACGATCCTGCCGTCGATCTCGCCGCCGCCGTACGCCGAGTACCGGGCCGCGATCATCGAGGCCGGCATACCCGTGGTGGAGACCGCCGGGCAGAACCCGGCCGAGCACATCCCGGACTTCCACGCCGGCGGGGTCAAGGTGCTGCACAAGGCGGTCGCCGTCCGGCATGCCCGCACGGCCGAACGCGTGGGCGTGGACGGCATCTCCATCGACGGCTTCGAGTGCGCCGGGCATCCCGGTGAGGACGACATCCCTGGCCTGGTACTGATCCCGGCCGCCGCCGACGCGCTGACCGTGCCGATCATCGCCTCCGGCGGGTTCGCCGACGGCCGCGGCCTGGTGGCGGCGCTGGCCCTCGGTGCGCACGGGATCAACATGGGCACCCGGTTCCTGGCCACCGAGGAGTCCCCGATCCACCCGCGGATCAAGCAGCGGATCGTCGAGCAGGACGAGCGGGACACCCGGCTGATCTTCCGGACCATGCGCAACACGGCGCGGGTCGCCCGCAACTCGGTCAGCGACGAGGTGGTCGGGATCGAGGGCCGGGGCGGCACTTTCGAGGACGTCCGGGAGCTGGTGGCCGGTGCCCGCGGGCGGCTGGTCTACGAGGAGGGCGACCCGGAGCGCGGGATCTGGAGCGTCGGGCTGGCCCAGGGGCTGGTGCACGACGTGCCGCCGGTGGCCGTGCTGGTGCGCCGCATCCTGGACCAGGCGGAACTGCTCATCTCCACCGGGCTGGCCGGGCTGCTCCGGTCCGATCCGGTCGCGGCGAGCTCGGGAGTCTCCTCGTGA
- a CDS encoding acyl-CoA dehydrogenase family protein — MDFAPSPRAQQLATELSAFMADHVYPAEAVYEQQLADSGDPHGHPPVLEELKATARARGLWNLFLPHATQWTDGLSNLDYAPLAELTGRSVIGPEVLNCSAPDTGNMELLTMFGTPEQQQEWLAPLLEGTIRSAFLMTEPAVASSDATNVQCRIERDGDEYVINGHKWWISGAADSRCRIGIVMGKTDPSAATHLQQSMVLVPLDAPGVEIVRDLLVFGYNDREGHCEVTLTDVRVPVSNLLGEEGAGFAMAQARLGPGRIHHCMRSIGAAERALELMCRRARERVAFGGPLADQGVVQEAIANSRIEIDQARLLTLHAAWLMDTVGNKAARSAIAAIKVAVPTMAARVIDRAIQVHGGGGLAQDFPLARAYAHQRVLRLADGPDEVHRRTVARLELAKYR, encoded by the coding sequence GTGGACTTCGCGCCGAGCCCGCGGGCCCAGCAGCTCGCCACCGAACTCTCCGCGTTCATGGCGGACCACGTCTACCCCGCGGAGGCGGTGTACGAGCAGCAGTTGGCCGACTCCGGCGACCCGCACGGCCACCCGCCGGTGCTCGAGGAGCTCAAGGCGACCGCCCGGGCCCGCGGGCTGTGGAACCTGTTCCTGCCGCACGCCACGCAGTGGACCGACGGTCTGTCCAACCTGGACTACGCCCCGTTGGCCGAGCTCACCGGCCGCAGCGTCATCGGGCCGGAGGTGCTGAACTGCTCCGCCCCGGACACCGGGAACATGGAGCTGCTCACCATGTTCGGCACCCCGGAGCAGCAGCAGGAGTGGCTGGCGCCGCTGCTGGAAGGCACCATCCGGTCCGCGTTCCTGATGACCGAGCCGGCCGTTGCCAGCTCCGACGCCACCAACGTGCAGTGCCGCATCGAGCGGGACGGCGACGAGTACGTGATCAACGGACACAAGTGGTGGATCTCCGGCGCCGCCGACAGTCGTTGCCGCATCGGCATCGTCATGGGCAAGACCGACCCGTCGGCGGCCACGCACCTGCAGCAGTCGATGGTGCTGGTGCCGCTGGACGCCCCCGGTGTGGAGATCGTCCGGGACCTGCTGGTCTTCGGCTACAACGACCGTGAGGGCCACTGCGAGGTCACGCTCACCGACGTCCGGGTGCCGGTGTCGAACCTGCTCGGCGAGGAGGGGGCCGGGTTCGCCATGGCGCAGGCCCGGCTCGGGCCGGGCCGGATCCACCACTGCATGCGGTCGATCGGCGCGGCCGAGCGGGCGCTGGAACTGATGTGCCGGCGGGCCCGGGAACGCGTCGCGTTCGGCGGCCCGCTGGCCGACCAGGGCGTGGTGCAGGAGGCGATCGCGAACAGCCGGATCGAGATCGACCAGGCGAGACTGCTGACGCTGCACGCGGCCTGGCTGATGGACACGGTCGGCAACAAGGCCGCCCGGTCCGCGATCGCGGCGATCAAGGTCGCGGTGCCGACGATGGCGGCCCGGGTGATCGACCGGGCCATCCAGGTGCACGGCGGCGGCGGGCTCGCCCAGGACTTCCCACTGGCCAGGGCCTACGCGCACCAGCGGGTGCTGCGGCTGGCCGACGGGCCGGACGAGGTGCACCGCCGCACGGTGGCCCGGCTGGAGCTCGCCAAGTACCGCTGA
- a CDS encoding enoyl-CoA hydratase-related protein produces the protein MNDWQPLPSPDSLGLSRIDGALRVEFRRPDALNAFDSAMAVALLEVIGNAASDDSVRSVLITGSGRAFSAGADINSQFGGDDALGVIEQELREVSNPTIIGLRELGKPVVAAVNGPAAGIGCSLALAADLVLASDKAFFLLAFSNIGLTPDGGSSLLVPARIGLGRAFVMALLAERLPAAEAVAWGLADRVVPAAELDTVATELAVRLANGPTAAYAATKAAINAAVLGGLPAALDREATAQGRLIGTADFAEGTAAFTEKRAPRFEGR, from the coding sequence ATGAACGATTGGCAGCCGCTGCCCTCACCTGACTCCCTCGGCCTGAGCCGGATCGACGGCGCCCTGCGGGTGGAGTTCCGCCGCCCCGATGCCCTCAACGCCTTCGACAGCGCGATGGCGGTGGCCCTGCTGGAGGTGATCGGCAACGCCGCGTCCGACGACTCGGTGCGCAGCGTGCTGATCACCGGGTCCGGCCGCGCCTTCTCGGCGGGCGCGGACATCAACTCACAGTTCGGCGGGGACGACGCGCTGGGCGTCATCGAGCAGGAGCTCCGGGAGGTCTCGAACCCGACCATCATCGGGCTGCGCGAACTGGGCAAGCCGGTGGTGGCGGCGGTGAACGGGCCGGCCGCCGGGATCGGTTGCTCGCTCGCACTGGCCGCGGACCTGGTCCTGGCCTCGGACAAGGCGTTCTTCCTGCTGGCCTTCTCCAACATCGGGCTGACCCCGGACGGCGGGTCCAGTCTGCTGGTGCCTGCCCGGATCGGGCTGGGTCGGGCGTTCGTGATGGCGCTGCTCGCCGAGCGGCTGCCGGCGGCCGAGGCGGTGGCCTGGGGGCTGGCGGACCGGGTGGTGCCGGCCGCCGAACTGGACACCGTGGCGACGGAACTGGCCGTGCGGCTGGCGAACGGCCCGACCGCCGCCTACGCCGCCACCAAGGCCGCGATCAACGCCGCGGTGCTGGGCGGGCTGCCGGCGGCGCTGGACCGGGAGGCGACCGCGCAGGGGCGGCTGATCGGCACCGCCGACTTCGCCGAGGGCACGGCTGCGTTCACCGAGAAGCGCGCGCCCCGTTTCGAGGGCCGGTGA